From Phragmites australis chromosome 5, lpPhrAust1.1, whole genome shotgun sequence, a single genomic window includes:
- the LOC133918277 gene encoding 65-kDa microtubule-associated protein 9-like: MDVGEVSVHGVEQAGDISDGAIARLASEIESPREIKRNRMQKLQDLAASMLELWNLMDTPSEEQRRFQSVACNVATSEDEITKPNALSMGFIDVEAEVARLENLKECRMKDLVVKKYEELKEIRRRARLPEEEDGDRR, encoded by the exons ATGGATGTCGGAGAGGTCAGTGTCCATGGCGTTGAACAAGCCGGTGACATCAGCGACGGCGCAATCGCAAGGCTGGCCTCTGAGATCGAGAGCCCGAGAGAAATCAAACGGAACCGAATGCAGAAG CTGCAAGACCTCGCGGCCAGCATGCTGGAACTGTGGAACCTGATGGACACGCCATCGGAGGAGCAGAGGAGGTTCCAGAGCGTGGCCTGCAACGTCGCCACCTCCGAGGACGAGATCACGAAGCCCAACGCCCTCTCCATGGGCTTCATAGAC GTGGAGGCAGAGGTTGCGAGGCTCGAGAACCTCAAGGAGTGCAGGATGAAAGACCTCGTCGTCAAGAAGTACGAGGAGCTCAAGGAGATTCGTCGTCGCGCACGCTTACCGGAagaggaggacggcgaccgtCGCTGA
- the LOC133917297 gene encoding uncharacterized mitochondrial protein AtMg00810-like: MTDLGDLHHFLGISVKRTAAGLHLSQRQYAVDLLQRAGMAECHPTATPVDTKSKISATDDIPLHDTEATEYRSLAGALQYLTLTRPDLAYAVQQVCLHMHAPRDVHMALIKRILRYVKSSLDHGLFIQASSSSSLTAYTDADWADCPDSRRSTSGYCVYFGDNLVSWSSKRQATVSRSSAEAEYRAVAHAVTETCWLRQLLGELHTPLSSATVVFCDNVSAVYLSANPVQHKRTKHIEIDIHFVREKVALGQVRVLHVPSSHQFADIMTKGLPIQLFEDFRSSLCVRELPALTAGGCQR; encoded by the coding sequence ATGACCGACCTCGGCGACCTCCACCACTTCCTCGGCATCTCCGTCAAGCGCACCGCGGCCGGCCTCCACCTCTCCCAACGGCAGTACGCCGTCGATCTTTTGCAACGGGCTGGCATGGCCGAATGCCATCCCACGGCCACTCCTGTCGACACCAAGTCCAAGATCTCCGCCACCGACGACATCCCTCTCCACGATACCGAGGCGACCGAGTACCGCAGCCTCGCCGGGGCGCTGCAGTATCTCACTCTCACCAGGCCGGACCTTGCTTACGCGGTCCAGCAGGTGTGCCTCCATATGCACGCTCCTAGGGATGTTCACATGGCGCTGATCAAGCGCATTCTCCGCTACGTCAAGAGCTCGCTGGACCACGGCTTGTTCATTCAGGCCTCTTCCTCGTCTTCACTCACGGCTTACACCGACGCCGACTGGGCCGACTGCCCCGACTCCCGACGCTCTACATCCGGCTACTGCGTCTACTTCGGCGACAACTTGGTGTCCTGGTCCTCCAAACGCCAGGCCACAGTCTCCCGCTCCAGCGCCGAGGCAGAATACAGAGCTGTCGCCCACGCCGTCACCGAGACTTGTTGGCTCCGCCAACTCCTTGGGGAACTCCACACTCCCCTCTCCTCCGCCACGGTGGTCTTCTGTGACAACGTCAGCGCCGTCTACTTGTCCGCCAATCCCGTGCAACACAAGCGCACGAAGCACATCGAGATCGACATCCACTTCGTTCGTGAAAAGGTAGCCCTCGGACAGGTTCGCGTCCTTCACGTTCCGTCCTCGCACCAGTTCGCCGACATTATGACGAAGGGGTTACCAATTCAGCTCTTCGAGGATTTTCGGTCCAGTCTCTGCGTGCGTGAACTTCCCGCTTTGACTGCGGGGGGGTGTCAAAGATAG
- the LOC133918275 gene encoding general transcription and DNA repair factor IIH subunit TFB4-like isoform X1, protein MVPTASRARAPRGSTPNRGSRDASSAAAPRRRFRAPHGSRTASADPRGTLPPPTMTSAHSKLHSDDVSLVVVVVDTNPFFWAAAALPFADFFAHLVHFVNSLLLLNHLNRAVVIAAGVSSCAYIFDSSDASAFGGAGVGATFDKASHRVEEFIAQDARATMGNGSVASGNAASLLSGALSIALCCCLDIQRIFRSGTRYPQPRILCLQGSPDGPEQYVAVMNSIFSAQRSMVPIDSCIVGTEDSAFLQQASYITGGVYLKPQELNGLFQYLAAVFATDLHSRTFMRLPKTLGVDFRASCFCHKKTIDMGYVCSVCLSIFCQNQKKCSTCGSEFSRVMPDLNSMPDQSK, encoded by the exons ATGGT ACCCACAGCCTCCCGAGCACGAGCGCCCCGCGGCTCTACTCCCAACCGCGGCAGCCGCGAcgccagctccgccgccgcccctcgccGGCGCTTCCGAGCACCGCACGGCTCACGAACAGCCAGCGCAGATCCGCGAGGAACATTGCCGCCGCCAACCATGACTTCCGCGCACTCCAAGCTTCACTCCG ACGACGTcagcctcgtcgtcgtcgtcgtcgacaCTAACCCCTTCTTCtgggccgccgccgcgctccccTTCGCCGACTTCTTCGCCCAC CTTGTTCACTTCGTGAACTCGCTCCTGCTGCTTAACCACCTCAACCGTGCGGTCGTCATCGCTGCGGGCGTCAGCTCATGTGCCTACATCTTTGATTCCAGCGATGCCAGTGCCTTCGGTGGTGCAGGCGTCGGGGCCACCTTTGACAAGGCGAGCCACAGGGTGGAGGAATTCATCGCGCAAGATGCCCGTGCCACCATGGGCAATGGTTCGGTTGCTTCCGGCAATGCCGCATCGCTGCTCTCTGGGGCGCTGTCAATTGCTTTGTGTT GCTGTTTAGATATACAGAGGATTTTCCGCTCTGGGACTCGGTATCCGCAACCTCGG ATTTTGTGCCTGCAGGGTTCTCCAGATGGACCTGAACA ATATGTGGCGGTGATGAATTCAATATTTTCTGCTCAACGTTCCATG GTTCCAATTGATTCGTGTATTGTGGGAACCGAGGATTCTGCTTTCTTGCAGCAG GCTTCATACATAACAGGAGGAGTTTATCTGAAGCCCCAAGAACTAAATGGTCTGTTTCAATATCTTGCT GCTGTATTTGCAACTGATTTACATTCAAGAACATTTATGCGCCTTCCTAAGACCCTTGGAGTGGACTTTCGTGCTTC ATGTTTCTGCCATAAGAAGACTATTGACATGGGATATGTCTGTTCAGTTTGTTTGTCAATATTCTGCCAGAATCAGAAGAAGTGTTCAACCTGTGG GTCAGAATTCAGTCGTGTCATGCCTGATTTGAATTCCATGCCAGATCAAAGCAAGTAG
- the LOC133918274 gene encoding light-harvesting complex-like protein 3 isotype 2, chloroplastic, which translates to MAMATSTFSPRPASPSTLKRLRTGAKPHLHLSFARLCAGRLARAAAGEAPVEAPPKQPDVDLSPAAASNGAAVKAEAPVAVEAEAEAAPVPRFRDARWLNGTWDLKQFEKGGAVDWDAVIDAEARRRKWLEDYPEATDTDEAVVFDTSIIPWWAWMKRFHLPEAEKLNGRAAMVGFFMAYFVDSLTGMGLVDQTGNFFCKTLLFVAVAGVLLIRKNEDLESLKKIIDETTFYDKQWQATWQEDSPAERKK; encoded by the exons ATGGCCATGGCGACCTCCACCTTCTCCCCGCGCCCCGCCTCCCCGTCCACCCTCAAGCGCCTGCGGACCGGCGCCAAGCCCCACCTCCACCTCTCCTTCGCCCGCCTCTGCGCCGGCCGCctcgcgcgcgccgccgccggggagGCGCCCGTCGAGGCCCCGCCCAAGCAGCCGGACGTGGATCTGTCCCCTGCCGCAGCCTCCAACGGGGCCGCCGTCAAGGCGGAGGCCCCCGTGGCCgtcgaggccgaggccgaggccgcgCCGGTGCCGAGGTTCCGCGACGCGAGGTGGCTGAACGGGACGTGGGACCTCAAGCAGTTCGAGAAGGGCGGCGCCGTCGACTGGGACGCCGTCATCGACGCCG AGGCCAGGAGAAGGAAATGGCTTGAAGATTATCCAGAGGCCACTGATACCGATGAGGCAGTTGTCTTCGACACTTCAATTATACCATGGTGGGCATGGATGAAACGGTTCCACCTCCCtgaagctgagaagctaaatG GCCGTGCTGCCATGGTCGGCTTCTTCATGGCTTACTTTGTTGATAGCTTGACGGGCATGGGGCTTGTCGACCAAACAGGCAACTTTTTCTGCAAAACCCTGCTGTTTGTTGCTGTGGCTGGTGTACTGCTGATCAGGAAAAACGAGGACCTCGAGTCACTGAAGAAGATTATTGATGAAACAACGTTCTACGACAAGCAATGGCAGGCAACTTGGCAAGAGGATTCCCCTGCCGAGCGGAAGAAGTAG
- the LOC133918275 gene encoding general transcription and DNA repair factor IIH subunit TFB4-like isoform X2 produces MVPTASRARAPRGSTPNRGSRDASSAAAPRRRFRAPHGSRTASADPRGTLPPPTMTSAHSKLHSDDVSLVVVVVDTNPFFWAAAALPFADFFAHLVHFVNSLLLLNHLNRAVVIAAGVSSCAYIFDSSDASAFGGAGVGATFDKASHRVEEFIAQDARATMGNGSVASGNAASLLSGALSIALCYIQRIFRSGTRYPQPRILCLQGSPDGPEQYVAVMNSIFSAQRSMVPIDSCIVGTEDSAFLQQASYITGGVYLKPQELNGLFQYLAAVFATDLHSRTFMRLPKTLGVDFRASCFCHKKTIDMGYVCSVCLSIFCQNQKKCSTCGSEFSRVMPDLNSMPDQSK; encoded by the exons ATGGT ACCCACAGCCTCCCGAGCACGAGCGCCCCGCGGCTCTACTCCCAACCGCGGCAGCCGCGAcgccagctccgccgccgcccctcgccGGCGCTTCCGAGCACCGCACGGCTCACGAACAGCCAGCGCAGATCCGCGAGGAACATTGCCGCCGCCAACCATGACTTCCGCGCACTCCAAGCTTCACTCCG ACGACGTcagcctcgtcgtcgtcgtcgtcgacaCTAACCCCTTCTTCtgggccgccgccgcgctccccTTCGCCGACTTCTTCGCCCAC CTTGTTCACTTCGTGAACTCGCTCCTGCTGCTTAACCACCTCAACCGTGCGGTCGTCATCGCTGCGGGCGTCAGCTCATGTGCCTACATCTTTGATTCCAGCGATGCCAGTGCCTTCGGTGGTGCAGGCGTCGGGGCCACCTTTGACAAGGCGAGCCACAGGGTGGAGGAATTCATCGCGCAAGATGCCCGTGCCACCATGGGCAATGGTTCGGTTGCTTCCGGCAATGCCGCATCGCTGCTCTCTGGGGCGCTGTCAATTGCTTTGTGTT ATATACAGAGGATTTTCCGCTCTGGGACTCGGTATCCGCAACCTCGG ATTTTGTGCCTGCAGGGTTCTCCAGATGGACCTGAACA ATATGTGGCGGTGATGAATTCAATATTTTCTGCTCAACGTTCCATG GTTCCAATTGATTCGTGTATTGTGGGAACCGAGGATTCTGCTTTCTTGCAGCAG GCTTCATACATAACAGGAGGAGTTTATCTGAAGCCCCAAGAACTAAATGGTCTGTTTCAATATCTTGCT GCTGTATTTGCAACTGATTTACATTCAAGAACATTTATGCGCCTTCCTAAGACCCTTGGAGTGGACTTTCGTGCTTC ATGTTTCTGCCATAAGAAGACTATTGACATGGGATATGTCTGTTCAGTTTGTTTGTCAATATTCTGCCAGAATCAGAAGAAGTGTTCAACCTGTGG GTCAGAATTCAGTCGTGTCATGCCTGATTTGAATTCCATGCCAGATCAAAGCAAGTAG
- the LOC133918275 gene encoding general transcription and DNA repair factor IIH subunit TFB4-like isoform X3, whose protein sequence is MTSAHSKLHSDDVSLVVVVVDTNPFFWAAAALPFADFFAHLVHFVNSLLLLNHLNRAVVIAAGVSSCAYIFDSSDASAFGGAGVGATFDKASHRVEEFIAQDARATMGNGSVASGNAASLLSGALSIALCCCLDIQRIFRSGTRYPQPRILCLQGSPDGPEQYVAVMNSIFSAQRSMVPIDSCIVGTEDSAFLQQASYITGGVYLKPQELNGLFQYLAAVFATDLHSRTFMRLPKTLGVDFRASCFCHKKTIDMGYVCSVCLSIFCQNQKKCSTCGSEFSRVMPDLNSMPDQSK, encoded by the exons ATGACTTCCGCGCACTCCAAGCTTCACTCCG ACGACGTcagcctcgtcgtcgtcgtcgtcgacaCTAACCCCTTCTTCtgggccgccgccgcgctccccTTCGCCGACTTCTTCGCCCAC CTTGTTCACTTCGTGAACTCGCTCCTGCTGCTTAACCACCTCAACCGTGCGGTCGTCATCGCTGCGGGCGTCAGCTCATGTGCCTACATCTTTGATTCCAGCGATGCCAGTGCCTTCGGTGGTGCAGGCGTCGGGGCCACCTTTGACAAGGCGAGCCACAGGGTGGAGGAATTCATCGCGCAAGATGCCCGTGCCACCATGGGCAATGGTTCGGTTGCTTCCGGCAATGCCGCATCGCTGCTCTCTGGGGCGCTGTCAATTGCTTTGTGTT GCTGTTTAGATATACAGAGGATTTTCCGCTCTGGGACTCGGTATCCGCAACCTCGG ATTTTGTGCCTGCAGGGTTCTCCAGATGGACCTGAACA ATATGTGGCGGTGATGAATTCAATATTTTCTGCTCAACGTTCCATG GTTCCAATTGATTCGTGTATTGTGGGAACCGAGGATTCTGCTTTCTTGCAGCAG GCTTCATACATAACAGGAGGAGTTTATCTGAAGCCCCAAGAACTAAATGGTCTGTTTCAATATCTTGCT GCTGTATTTGCAACTGATTTACATTCAAGAACATTTATGCGCCTTCCTAAGACCCTTGGAGTGGACTTTCGTGCTTC ATGTTTCTGCCATAAGAAGACTATTGACATGGGATATGTCTGTTCAGTTTGTTTGTCAATATTCTGCCAGAATCAGAAGAAGTGTTCAACCTGTGG GTCAGAATTCAGTCGTGTCATGCCTGATTTGAATTCCATGCCAGATCAAAGCAAGTAG